From Desulfobulbaceae bacterium DB1, the proteins below share one genomic window:
- a CDS encoding peptidase M24, with translation MMFLSKQGGNHMEKLSRLRNLLTRRKIDALLVSQPENRRYLSGYSTTDSSIAESSGVLLVPRRGTPFLFTDSRFELHARGEAIGFEVVLYSKGLLGLLKKMLPDLGIKRLGFESHAVLYSSASKLLDMTGRMGIEALPVVGLVEKMRVRKTREEIDKIEKSVQLNEAVFQEVFATLRAGQTEREVAMRLENAMRANGAERPSFETIVAGGPNGALPHAVPGPRPLRQGEPIVIDMGLILDGYCSDMTRTVVLGTPDEKTVALFRIVRQAQLAATSAIRAGITGKEADRAARDVIRRAGLGENFGHGLGHGVGLAVHEAPSLNRRNGRKLHTGMIITIEPGVYLPGWGGIRLENMGVVEDDGCRVLNRDTTMLDL, from the coding sequence ATGATGTTTCTCAGCAAACAAGGTGGAAACCATATGGAAAAATTAAGCAGATTGCGGAATTTGCTCACGAGACGAAAAATCGATGCACTGCTGGTCAGCCAGCCGGAGAACAGGCGATATCTCAGCGGCTACAGTACAACCGACAGCTCCATTGCCGAGTCAAGCGGCGTGCTCCTGGTGCCGCGACGGGGCACGCCGTTTCTGTTTACGGATTCGCGTTTTGAACTGCATGCCCGGGGAGAGGCAATTGGATTTGAGGTTGTTCTCTATTCAAAAGGATTGCTTGGCCTGCTCAAAAAAATGCTGCCGGATCTCGGCATCAAGCGGCTTGGTTTTGAGAGCCATGCCGTGCTCTATTCCAGCGCAAGCAAATTGCTTGATATGACAGGCAGGATGGGGATCGAGGCACTGCCCGTCGTCGGCCTGGTGGAAAAAATGCGGGTGCGCAAAACAAGGGAAGAAATCGATAAAATAGAAAAATCGGTGCAGCTGAATGAAGCGGTTTTCCAGGAAGTTTTTGCCACGCTGCGCGCAGGACAAACGGAGCGGGAGGTCGCCATGCGGTTGGAAAACGCCATGCGCGCCAACGGGGCGGAACGACCGAGTTTCGAGACGATAGTGGCCGGCGGTCCCAACGGCGCCCTGCCCCATGCCGTGCCCGGTCCCCGCCCCCTGCGGCAAGGAGAGCCGATCGTCATTGACATGGGACTGATCCTGGATGGCTACTGTTCCGATATGACTCGCACCGTGGTGCTGGGAACCCCGGACGAAAAGACGGTGGCGCTGTTTCGCATCGTGCGGCAGGCCCAGCTTGCCGCGACCAGTGCCATACGGGCCGGGATAACCGGCAAGGAGGCGGATCGGGCGGCGCGGGATGTCATCCGCCGGGCAGGCCTGGGGGAGAATTTCGGCCACGGACTGGGCCACGGAGTCGGTCTTGCCGTGCACGAGGCGCCGTCGCTGAACCGGCGAAACGGCAGAAAACTGCACACCGGCATGATCATCACCATTGAACCGGGGGTCTATCTGCCCGGCTGGGGCGGCATCCGTCTGGAAAACATGGGGGTGGTGGAGGATGACGGCTGCCGGGTCCTCAACCGCGATACCACCATGCTCGATTTGTGA
- a CDS encoding phosphonate ABC transporter substrate-binding protein produces MFRKLLLFFLLAFFFGTSIACRQEAEPRGPQFGTKPQSTKLPVYHFTVHPLHNPAKLIQAYQPLMDHLNGRLHGMRLDLETSRDYAEFEEKYRTRKPEFLLPNPWQTLQAMKAGYRVIAMAGEPHDFKGIFVVRRDSGLTRPADLKGKAVSYPSPTALAACIMPQYFLHRHGLHVTVDIDNRYVGSQESSIMNVYLGLSAAGATWPPPWRAFQKEHPHEAAELQPVWETESLVNNSVMVRNDIPFQVGEDLRVLLLELDETEEGKAILAGMETTRFLAAADRDYDVVARFVSLFEREVRPVEKR; encoded by the coding sequence ATGTTCCGGAAACTGCTGCTGTTTTTTTTGCTGGCGTTTTTTTTCGGGACCTCCATCGCCTGCCGTCAGGAAGCGGAACCCCGGGGGCCGCAATTCGGTACAAAGCCGCAATCCACGAAACTGCCGGTTTATCATTTCACGGTGCATCCCCTCCATAATCCGGCCAAACTCATCCAGGCGTATCAGCCGCTGATGGACCATCTGAACGGTCGTCTGCATGGCATGCGCCTTGATCTTGAAACCTCGCGGGATTACGCCGAATTCGAAGAAAAATACCGAACCCGCAAACCCGAATTTCTCCTTCCCAATCCCTGGCAGACCCTGCAGGCCATGAAAGCCGGCTACCGCGTCATCGCCATGGCCGGAGAGCCCCATGATTTCAAGGGAATCTTCGTGGTCCGCCGGGACAGCGGTCTGACCAGACCAGCCGATCTGAAGGGCAAGGCGGTGAGCTATCCCTCGCCCACCGCCCTGGCTGCCTGCATCATGCCCCAGTACTTTCTCCACCGCCATGGCCTTCACGTCACGGTCGACATTGACAATCGGTACGTCGGCTCCCAGGAGTCGTCCATCATGAATGTCTATCTCGGGCTGAGCGCCGCCGGCGCGACCTGGCCGCCGCCCTGGCGGGCATTCCAAAAGGAACATCCGCACGAGGCCGCGGAATTGCAGCCTGTCTGGGAAACGGAATCACTGGTCAACAATTCGGTCATGGTGCGCAACGACATCCCGTTCCAGGTTGGGGAAGACCTCCGCGTCCTTCTTCTTGAACTTGACGAAACCGAAGAGGGAAAGGCGATCCTGGCCGGCATGGAAACGACTCGATTTCTGGCCGCCGCGGACCGGGATTACGACGTGGTGGCCCGTTTCGTTTCCCTTTTTGAAAGAGAAGTCCGGCCGGTGGAGAAACGATGA